One stretch of Equus przewalskii isolate Varuska chromosome 9, EquPr2, whole genome shotgun sequence DNA includes these proteins:
- the GNG8 gene encoding guanine nucleotide-binding protein G(I)/G(S)/G(O) subunit gamma-8 isoform X2 codes for MSNNMAKIAEARKTVEQLKLEVNIDRMKVSQAAAELLSFCETHAKDDPLVTPVPAAENPFRDKRLFCVLL; via the exons ATGTCCAACAACATGGCCAAGATCGCGGAGGCCCGCAAGACGGTGGAACAGCTGAAGCTGGAGGTGAACATCGACCGCATGAAG GTGTCGCAGGCGGCGGCCGAGCTCCTATCGTTCTGCGAGACGCACGCTAAAGACGACCCGCTGGTGACGCCGGTGCCGGCCGCAGAGAACCCCTTCCGCGACAAGCGCCTCTTCTGCGTCCTGCTCTGA
- the CALM3 gene encoding calmodulin-3: MADQLTEEQIAEFKEAFSLFDKDGDGTITTKELGTVMRSLGQNPTEAELQDMINEVDADGNGTIDFPEFLTMMARKMKDTDSEEEIREAFRVFDKDGNGYISAAELRHVMTNLGEKLTDEEVDEMIREADIDGDGQVNYEEFVQMMTAK; this comes from the exons ATG GCTGACCAGCTGACAGAGGAGCAAATCGCAG aGTTCAAGGAGGCCTTCTCCCTCTTTGACAAGGATGGAGACGGCACGATCACCACCAAGGAGCTGGGGACAGTGATGAGATCCTTAGGACAGAaccccactgaagcagagctgcAGGACATGATCAACGAGGTGGACGCGGATG GGAACGGCACCATCGACTTCCCGGAGTTCCTGACCATGATGGCCAGGAAGATGAAGGACACGGACAGCGAGGAGGAGATCCGAGAGGCCTTCCGTGTCTTTGACAAG GACGGCAATGGCTACATCAGCGCCGCAGAGCTGCGCCACGTGATGACGAACCTGGGGGAGAAGCTGACCGACGAGGAAGTGGACGAGATGATCAGAGAGGCTGACATCGACGGAGACGGCCAGGTCAATTATGAAG AGTTTGTACAGATGATGACCGCCAAGTGA
- the GNG8 gene encoding guanine nucleotide-binding protein G(I)/G(S)/G(O) subunit gamma-8 isoform X1, whose product MTMSNNMAKIAEARKTVEQLKLEVNIDRMKVSQAAAELLSFCETHAKDDPLVTPVPAAENPFRDKRLFCVLL is encoded by the exons atga CCATGTCCAACAACATGGCCAAGATCGCGGAGGCCCGCAAGACGGTGGAACAGCTGAAGCTGGAGGTGAACATCGACCGCATGAAG GTGTCGCAGGCGGCGGCCGAGCTCCTATCGTTCTGCGAGACGCACGCTAAAGACGACCCGCTGGTGACGCCGGTGCCGGCCGCAGAGAACCCCTTCCGCGACAAGCGCCTCTTCTGCGTCCTGCTCTGA
- the PTGIR gene encoding prostacyclin receptor has translation MADSCRNLTYVRDSVGPATSTLMFVAGVVGNGLALGILGTRRRSRPSAFAVLVTGLAVTDLLGTCFLSPAVFVAYARNSSLLGLARGRPALCDAFAFAMTFFGLASTLLLCAMAVERCLALSHPYLYAQLDAPRCARLALPAIYAFCTLFCALPLLGLGQHQQYCPGSWCFIRMRSAEPGGCAFSLAYASLVALLVAAIVLCNGSVTLSLCRMYRQQRRHQGSLVPGPRGGEDEVDHLILLALMTGIMTVCSLPLTIRGFTQAIAPDSSEMGDLLAFRFNAFNPILDPWVFILFRKAIFQRLRLWFCCLCPRPAHGDSQMPLSRPASGRKDSRAPPALGEKEGSWVPLSVWGEGQGAPLPPAQGSDSTVGTRSKVGTAAACSVC, from the exons ATGGCGGATTCGTGCCGGAACCTCACCTACGTGCGGGACTCCGTGGGCCCGGCCACCAGCACCCTGATGTTCGTGGCAGGCGTGGTGGGCAACGGGCTGGCGCTGGGCATCCTGGGGACGCGGCGGCGGTCGCGGCCCTCGGCCTTCGCCGTGCTGGTCACGGGGCTGGCGGTCACTGACCTGCTGGGCACGTGCTTCCTGAGCCCGGCCGTGTTCGTGGCCTACGCGCGCAACAGCTCGCTGCTGGGCCTGGCCCGGGGCCGCCCGGCGCTCTGCGATGCCTTCGCCTTCGCCATGACTTTCTTCGGCCTGGCCTCCACGCTGCTGCTCTGCGCCATGGCCGTGGAGCGCTGCCTGGCGCTCAGCCACCCCTACCTCTACGCGCAGCTGGACGCGCCGCGCTGCGCCCGCCTGGCGCTCCCGGCCATCTACGCCTTCTGCACCCTCTTCTGCGCGCTGCCCCTGCTGGGCCTGGGCCAGCACCAGCAGTACTGCCCGGGCAGCTGGTGCTTCATCCGCATGCGCTCCGCCGAGCCGGGCGGCTGCGCCTTCTCGCTGGCCTAcgccagcctggtggccctgCTGGTGGCTGCCATCGTCCTCTGCAACGGCTCCGTCACCCTCAGCCTCTGCCGCATGTACCGCCAGCAGAGGCGCCACCAGGGCTCGCTGGTCCCCGGGCCCCGGGGGGGCGAGGACGAGGTGGACCACCTGATTCTGCTGGCGCTCATGACGGGCATCATGACCGTGTGCTCCCTGCCTCTCACG ATCCGCGGCTTCACCCAGGCCATCGCCCCAGACAGCAGTGAGATGGGGGACCTCCTCGCCTTCCGTTTCAACGCCTTCAACCCCatcctggacccctgggtcttcATCCTTTTCCGCAAGGCCATCTTTCAGCGCCTCAGGCTCTGGTTCTGCTGTCTGTGCCCCAGGCCTGCCCACGGCGACTCGCAGATGCCCCTCTCCCGGCCGGCCTCAGGGAGGAAGGACTCAAGGGCCCCCCCTGCTCtcggagagaaggaggggagctgGGTGCCGCTGTCAGTCTGGGGCGAGGGTCAGGGGGCGCCCTTGCCTCCTGCACAGGGATCTGACAGCACCGTGGGAACGCGGTCCAAAGTGGGGACCGCGGCTGCCTGCTCCGTCTGCTGA